In Denitratisoma sp. DHT3, one DNA window encodes the following:
- a CDS encoding efflux RND transporter periplasmic adaptor subunit → MKTPSIAPQVSLIAGLVALSLLLSACGDKTTAKDDHGSKPAATAQAHDEPETLTQFTDQTELFLEFPPLVVGKPATLAAHLTRLADFKPVAQGKLTIVLAGEKAAADERFIVEAPAVPGIFRATVTPTIIGERELSVILESDLGTLTHDLGPVTVYADMNAAKSGHGGHAHDEEGIPFSKEQQWKIDFATAEAVKGTARTAIAATGTIRAPAGSEAQLVAPTAGVLRAVNGFPRIGQAVKKGQVLAVLGPRLGGDSDQASLEAAAGKAQVALEQARRERERMELLFKEEAVAEKRLLDARANERTAQAEVQAATARAQQLGGSGGIALKAPMDGIVAEVTAAAGAFVNEGAPLLHIANTGKLWLDARVPESDIGRLGKPTGAAFTVDGYDQGFAIDIGRNGSLIAVGGMVDAQTRTVPVIFEFANPERLLRLGLTARIQVFAGGGQEAVLIPASAVQDENGAQVVYVQIGGARFERRIVQTGARDGNRIAVISGLEAGQRVVSKGAYLLRLSTSKAAAAGHAH, encoded by the coding sequence ATGAAGACTCCATCCATCGCCCCGCAGGTATCGCTGATCGCGGGCCTTGTCGCCCTGTCCCTGCTCCTGTCCGCTTGCGGCGACAAAACTACCGCCAAGGACGATCACGGCAGCAAGCCGGCGGCCACCGCGCAGGCTCACGACGAGCCGGAAACCCTGACCCAGTTCACCGACCAGACGGAGCTTTTCCTGGAGTTCCCGCCCCTGGTCGTCGGCAAGCCGGCAACGCTGGCTGCACATCTGACGCGACTTGCCGACTTCAAGCCAGTCGCGCAAGGCAAGCTGACTATCGTGCTCGCTGGTGAGAAGGCTGCTGCCGACGAGCGTTTTATCGTCGAGGCCCCGGCGGTGCCTGGCATTTTCCGGGCAACAGTGACCCCCACCATTATTGGCGAGCGCGAGTTGAGCGTGATCCTGGAATCGGATCTCGGCACACTGACGCACGATCTCGGCCCGGTGACCGTCTACGCCGATATGAACGCTGCCAAGTCCGGACATGGCGGCCACGCGCATGACGAGGAAGGCATCCCCTTCAGCAAGGAACAGCAGTGGAAGATCGATTTCGCCACGGCGGAAGCGGTCAAGGGCACGGCGCGCACCGCGATTGCCGCCACCGGCACGATCCGGGCGCCAGCGGGCAGCGAGGCGCAACTGGTGGCGCCGACCGCTGGCGTGCTGCGCGCGGTCAACGGCTTTCCGCGCATCGGGCAGGCGGTCAAAAAAGGGCAAGTGCTGGCCGTGCTCGGCCCGCGCCTCGGTGGCGATAGCGATCAGGCCAGCCTAGAGGCGGCGGCCGGCAAGGCGCAGGTGGCGCTCGAACAGGCCCGGCGCGAACGCGAGCGCATGGAGCTGCTGTTCAAGGAAGAGGCCGTCGCCGAGAAACGCCTGCTCGATGCACGGGCGAATGAGCGCACGGCGCAGGCCGAAGTGCAGGCGGCCACGGCTCGGGCGCAGCAACTCGGCGGCAGCGGGGGCATTGCGCTCAAGGCGCCGATGGATGGCATCGTCGCCGAGGTAACGGCCGCCGCCGGGGCTTTCGTCAATGAGGGAGCGCCGCTGCTGCATATCGCCAACACCGGCAAGCTCTGGCTCGATGCGCGGGTGCCGGAAAGCGATATCGGCCGCCTGGGCAAGCCGACCGGCGCGGCCTTCACCGTCGATGGCTACGATCAGGGCTTTGCCATCGACATCGGCCGCAATGGATCGCTGATCGCCGTCGGCGGCATGGTCGATGCGCAGACGCGCACAGTGCCGGTGATTTTCGAATTTGCCAATCCGGAACGCTTGCTGCGGCTGGGGCTGACGGCCCGGATTCAGGTCTTTGCCGGCGGCGGGCAGGAGGCGGTATTGATCCCGGCCAGCGCGGTGCAGGACGAGAACGGCGCTCAGGTGGTCTATGTGCAGATCGGCGGCGCACGCTTCGAGCGGCGCATCGTGCAGACCGGGGCGCGCGACGGTAACCGGATTGCGGTGATCTCCGGGCTGGAAGCGGGCCAGCGGGTGGTCAGCAAGGGCGCCTATCTGTTGCGTCTGTCGACCAGCAAGGCCGCTGCCGCCGGCCACGCGCACTGA
- a CDS encoding TolC family protein, which produces MTSLAAPLTEGEALRRALARPELAELARARVAEADADVVAASTWANPALEFSRDKTGASRETAWRLAQPLDVSGRRGLRQDAARLRLDATEADTRTGRVERAAEVRRSFHEVLRQQLAVNVMDAWRARFAVIGSVVDKLARAGDASGYDRRRLAREQQAAEAKTAEARAGLERSRARLAALIGSEPTEEGVSGALLPTLPAGLPALQARLAQRPDLAALAARAEAANADHAAAQRNFPELTVGIGGKRTDDGLLRESGTLFSVSMALPIFDRQQGAEQRSAAQAQAARAEQALTRQKAEGELIGLHRQLVQLIAAAERYRREAVAPSADLVRIAETAYRAGESTILELLDAYKGALEAETTALDLEGKARDARIELDQLTGSHPE; this is translated from the coding sequence TTGACCAGCCTGGCCGCGCCTTTGACCGAGGGCGAAGCGCTGCGCCGCGCGCTGGCGCGTCCCGAACTCGCCGAACTGGCCCGCGCACGGGTCGCCGAAGCGGATGCCGATGTGGTCGCGGCGAGCACCTGGGCAAACCCTGCGCTGGAATTCTCCCGCGATAAAACCGGGGCATCGCGCGAAACGGCCTGGCGCCTGGCCCAGCCGCTCGATGTCTCCGGGCGCCGTGGCTTGCGGCAGGACGCGGCACGCCTGCGGCTCGACGCCACAGAAGCCGACACCCGTACCGGGCGTGTGGAGCGTGCGGCCGAGGTACGCCGCAGTTTTCATGAGGTACTGCGGCAGCAGTTGGCCGTGAATGTCATGGACGCCTGGCGGGCGCGCTTCGCGGTCATCGGCAGCGTAGTCGACAAGCTGGCGCGTGCCGGGGATGCCTCGGGCTATGACCGGCGTCGATTGGCGCGCGAACAGCAGGCGGCCGAAGCCAAGACGGCCGAAGCACGCGCAGGGCTGGAACGCAGCCGGGCGCGGCTGGCCGCACTGATCGGATCGGAACCCACGGAGGAAGGCGTCAGCGGGGCGTTACTGCCCACGCTGCCCGCCGGTTTGCCCGCGTTGCAGGCGCGCCTGGCGCAACGCCCGGACCTGGCCGCGCTAGCGGCCCGTGCGGAAGCCGCGAATGCCGACCACGCAGCGGCGCAGCGCAACTTTCCCGAGCTGACGGTCGGCATCGGCGGCAAGCGCACCGACGACGGTCTGCTGCGCGAATCAGGCACGCTGTTTTCGGTCTCGATGGCCTTGCCGATTTTCGACCGACAGCAGGGCGCCGAGCAACGCAGCGCGGCGCAGGCCCAGGCGGCGCGAGCCGAACAGGCGCTGACCAGACAGAAGGCCGAGGGCGAGCTGATCGGCCTGCATCGCCAGTTGGTGCAGTTGATTGCCGCCGCCGAGCGCTACCGCCGCGAGGCCGTGGCTCCCTCCGCCGACCTGGTGCGCATCGCCGAAACCGCCTACCGCGCCGGCGAATCGACCATCCTGGAACTGCTCGACGCCTACAAAGGCGCGCTGGAAGCGGAAACCACGGCCCTCGATCTCGAAGGCAAAGCGCGCGATGCGCGCATCGAACTCGATCAATTGACCGGAAGCCATCCCGAATGA
- a CDS encoding helix-turn-helix transcriptional regulator: MNKPIQVKRLIRREELLRLIPLSDSAIYRLEKSGSFPNRFNLTPRCVVWDLDEVEGWIQERRSALIQSQLSPDVQKRKFRPVRKQA, from the coding sequence ATGAACAAACCAATACAGGTCAAGCGCTTGATCAGACGAGAAGAACTACTTCGTCTAATCCCACTTTCCGACTCGGCAATTTACCGGCTCGAAAAGTCCGGTAGCTTTCCCAATAGATTCAATCTAACGCCACGTTGCGTTGTCTGGGATCTTGACGAAGTGGAGGGCTGGATTCAAGAAAGACGCTCAGCGCTCATCCAATCCCAGCTTTCCCCGGATGTCCAAAAACGCAAATTCAGGCCTGTCCGGAAACAGGCCTGA
- a CDS encoding transposase — MRQSLPAGDGTARIGAVVFIHRFGALMNAHLHFHVIVIDGMFWGKEAASLHFEETHLSAEALARLQSTLRKRIVSLFVRRGLLDSAEGEALRRCAHGGGFSLDAGVRIEGDDRQGRERLLRYCARPAFAQERLRQIDAEHLVYESPKPGPGGRVSQILTPLELLDRLAALIPPPRRHRHRYYGVLAPNAPLRSAVTALAAAPKPPSVEADAVAEESAIRRAARYAWALLLARIYEVFPLTCPKCGGAMRIIAFIDEGEAIRKILQHLGEPIEPPKLAPARGPPLWEAAGQGHADPLAQSIPEFEFDQRIAW, encoded by the coding sequence TTGCGGCAAAGCCTGCCGGCGGGCGACGGCACGGCACGCATCGGCGCGGTCGTCTTCATCCACCGCTTCGGCGCGCTGATGAACGCTCACCTTCACTTCCATGTCATCGTGATCGATGGGATGTTTTGGGGGAAGGAGGCCGCGAGTCTGCATTTCGAGGAGACGCACCTCAGCGCGGAAGCGCTGGCGCGACTGCAATCGACGCTGCGCAAACGGATCGTCAGTCTTTTCGTTCGGCGCGGCCTGCTCGATTCGGCCGAGGGCGAAGCCCTGCGCCGCTGCGCGCACGGCGGCGGCTTCTCGCTCGACGCTGGCGTGCGCATCGAAGGGGACGACCGGCAAGGGCGGGAGCGCCTGCTGCGCTACTGCGCCCGCCCGGCCTTCGCGCAGGAACGGTTGCGGCAGATCGATGCGGAGCACCTCGTCTATGAGAGCCCCAAGCCGGGACCGGGCGGGCGCGTCAGCCAGATCCTGACGCCCCTCGAACTGCTCGATCGCCTCGCCGCGCTGATCCCGCCGCCCCGGCGCCACCGGCATCGTTACTACGGCGTGCTGGCGCCGAATGCCCCCCTTCGGTCGGCGGTCACGGCACTGGCAGCGGCGCCGAAGCCACCCTCGGTCGAGGCCGATGCCGTGGCGGAGGAAAGTGCGATCCGTCGGGCGGCGCGCTATGCCTGGGCGCTCTTGCTGGCGCGCATCTACGAGGTGTTCCCGCTCACCTGCCCAAAGTGCGGCGGCGCGATGCGGATCATCGCCTTCATCGACGAGGGCGAGGCGATCCGAAAGATCCTCCAGCACCTGGGCGAGCCGATCGAACCGCCCAAGTTGGCCCCGGCGCGCGGCCCGCCGCTGTGGGAGGCGGCGGGACAGGGCCACGCCGATCCGCTGGCGCAGTCAATCCCCGAGTTCGAGTTCGATCAGCGGATCGCGTGGTAG
- the folP gene encoding dihydropteroate synthase: MTAIIGIVNLTTDSFSDGGHYLDPQRALQHARELLGQGAHYVDLGPASSNPDAAPVSATEQIARLAPVVAALEHSRISVDATEPQVIRWALGQQLAMLNDIRGFGEPALWPELARAHCQLVVMHSLAGALVADRRDVEPEQVWQSVIDFFDRRIAALTGAGIARERLILDPGMGFFLGANPQASVLLLRRLPQLRERYGLPLYVSVSRKSFLGALVGGRPVAERAAATLAAELFAFANGADYIRTHDVQALADGLRVQNALG; this comes from the coding sequence GTGACCGCGATCATCGGCATCGTCAATCTGACCACGGACTCCTTCTCGGACGGGGGGCACTACCTCGACCCGCAGCGCGCGCTGCAGCACGCCCGCGAGCTGCTGGGGCAGGGCGCCCACTATGTGGACCTGGGCCCGGCCAGCAGTAACCCCGATGCCGCGCCCGTCAGTGCCACCGAGCAGATCGCACGGCTGGCGCCCGTCGTAGCGGCGCTCGAGCACAGCCGCATCAGCGTAGATGCCACAGAGCCGCAGGTGATCCGCTGGGCGCTGGGGCAGCAGCTGGCGATGCTCAATGACATCCGCGGTTTCGGTGAGCCGGCGCTGTGGCCTGAGTTGGCGCGCGCGCACTGCCAGCTGGTAGTTATGCACTCGCTGGCCGGGGCACTGGTGGCCGACCGCCGCGATGTGGAGCCGGAGCAAGTCTGGCAGAGTGTCATCGATTTCTTTGATCGCCGGATTGCGGCTCTTACGGGCGCGGGTATCGCGCGCGAGCGCCTGATCCTTGATCCGGGCATGGGATTTTTTCTGGGGGCTAATCCGCAGGCCTCGGTGCTGCTGCTGCGGCGTCTGCCCCAATTGCGGGAGCGCTACGGGTTGCCGCTGTATGTATCGGTATCGCGCAAGAGCTTTCTGGGTGCGTTGGTGGGCGGTCGCCCGGTGGCGGAGCGGGCTGCGGCTACGCTGGCTGCGGAGCTATTTGCATTCGCCAATGGAGCGGACTACATCCGCACGCACGATGTGCAGGCCTTGGCAGATGGGCTGCGGGTGCAGAATGCGTTGGGGTAG